Proteins encoded by one window of Manis pentadactyla isolate mManPen7 chromosome X, mManPen7.hap1, whole genome shotgun sequence:
- the LOC130681878 gene encoding transmembrane protein 47-like isoform X2: MASAGSGMEEVRVSVLTPLKLVGLVCIFLALCLDLGAVLSPAWVTADHQYYLSLWESCRKPASSDIRHCESTLSSAPGHNS, encoded by the exons ATGGCTTCGGCGGGTAGCGGCATGGAGGAGGTGCGCGTGTCCGTGCTGACCCCGCTGAAGCTGGTCGGGCTGGTGTGCATCTTCCTGGCGCTGTGTCTGGACCTGGGGGCCGTGCTGAGCCCCGCCTGGGTCACGGCCGACCACCAGTACTACCTGTCCCTCTGGGAGTCCTGCCGGAAGCCCGCCAGCTCGGACATCCGGCACTGCGAGTCCACGCTCAGCAGCG ctcctggccaCAATTCCTAA
- the LOC130681878 gene encoding transmembrane protein 47-like isoform X1: protein MASAGSGMEEVRVSVLTPLKLVGLVCIFLALCLDLGAVLSPAWVTADHQYYLSLWESCRKPASSDIRHCESTLSSDLTWSSPRAAWSFVAYSASAGSCRWIPTVGRAKTRVDA, encoded by the exons ATGGCTTCGGCGGGTAGCGGCATGGAGGAGGTGCGCGTGTCCGTGCTGACCCCGCTGAAGCTGGTCGGGCTGGTGTGCATCTTCCTGGCGCTGTGTCTGGACCTGGGGGCCGTGCTGAGCCCCGCCTGGGTCACGGCCGACCACCAGTACTACCTGTCCCTCTGGGAGTCCTGCCGGAAGCCCGCCAGCTCGGACATCCGGCACTGCGAGTCCACGCTCAGCAGCG ATCTTACTTGGTCTTCTCCAAGAGCTGCCTGGAGCTTTGTAGCTTATTCAGCCAGCGCAGGAAGCTGCAGGTGGATCCCCACTGTGGGCCGTGCCAAGACAAGAGTTGATGCCTGA
- the LOC130681878 gene encoding transmembrane protein 47-like isoform X3, whose product MASAGSGMEEVRVSVLTPLKLVGLVCIFLALCLDLGAVLSPAWVTADHQYYLSLWESCRKPASSDIRHCESTLSSGLQLC is encoded by the exons ATGGCTTCGGCGGGTAGCGGCATGGAGGAGGTGCGCGTGTCCGTGCTGACCCCGCTGAAGCTGGTCGGGCTGGTGTGCATCTTCCTGGCGCTGTGTCTGGACCTGGGGGCCGTGCTGAGCCCCGCCTGGGTCACGGCCGACCACCAGTACTACCTGTCCCTCTGGGAGTCCTGCCGGAAGCCCGCCAGCTCGGACATCCGGCACTGCGAGTCCACGCTCAGCAGCG GTCTCCAGCTGTGTTAA